A window from Bufo bufo chromosome 1, aBufBuf1.1, whole genome shotgun sequence encodes these proteins:
- the LOC120986649 gene encoding profilin-1-like: MSWDDYIKNLLCPEVQDACICGISPPSVWAAKPGGNLGKITAAEITALAADDRSCFFLNGLTLGGIRCSVIRDNLLDSHTLDVRTKVAEGPTHTITVAKTSKAFVIVMGGDNIHGGVVNAKAHTMAKYLREQNM; encoded by the exons ATGTCTTGGGACGATTACATCAAGAATCTGTTGTGCCCAGAAGTGCAGGACGCCTGCATCTGCGGCATCAGCCCGCCCTCCGTGTGGGCCGCGAAGCCCGGCGGCAACCTGGGCAAGATCACG gcagcggaGATCACCGCTTTGGCTGCTGACGATCGCTCTTGTTTCTTCCTAAACGGTCTGACGCTCGGGGGCATAAGGTGCAGCGTGATCCGAGACAACCTCCTCGACTCCCACACGTTGGATGTAAGGACGAAGGTGGCAGAAGGGCCGACACACACCATAACTGTTGCCAAAACGAGTAAAG CTTTTGTGATTGTGATGGGAGGAGACAACATCCACGgcggggtggtcaatgctaaagcgcACACCATGGCGAAGTACCTGCGAGAACAGAACATGTGA